A part of Mesoplodon densirostris isolate mMesDen1 chromosome 10, mMesDen1 primary haplotype, whole genome shotgun sequence genomic DNA contains:
- the FANCD2OS gene encoding FANCD2 opposite strand protein, with translation MAGYQLWSPWTPLDESFQWLRHTTPTPSSKHPFRASPCFPHTPSDLEVQLCFQEVSLVLDSPLLEPGVSPKLPCHTSELRTMNKKGLVRKPQPVCLNGVDSVFGRVITAQPPKWTGTFRVSDKSAFCKIISREHQGPTGLKEPQIQMTVTTCKQMLHSILLLYATYNKCTFALQHSK, from the coding sequence ATGGCAGGATACCAGCTCTGGTCACCATGGACCCCACTGGATGAGAGCTTCCAATGGCTGCGGCatacaacacctacaccttcttCCAAGCACCCCTTTAGGGCTTCCCCCTGCTTCCCCCACACCCCTTCTGATCTTGAAGTGCAGCTGTGCTTTCAAGAGGTCTCTCTAGTTCTAGACAGTCCACTCCTGGAGCCTGGAGTGAGTCCCAAGTTGCCCTGCCACACGTCAGAGCTCCGAACCATGAACAAGAAAGGGCTGGTCAGGAAGCCCCAGCCTGTCTGCCTCAATGGAGTGGATTCTGTCTTTGGCAGGGTCATCACGGCTCAGCCGCCGAAGTGGACTGGGACCTTCAGAGTTTCAGACAAGTCAGCCTTTTGCAAAATCATCAGCCGGGAGCACCAGGGGCCCACTGGACTTAAGGAGCCTCAGATTCAGATGACAGTGACCACGTGCAAACAGATGCTGCACTCCATCCTCTTGCTGTATGCGACGTACAATAAGTGCACCTTTGCCTTGCAACACTCCAAGTAA
- the BRK1 gene encoding protein BRICK1, whose protein sequence is MAGQEDPVQREIHQDWANREYIEVITSSIKKIADFLNSFDMSCRSRLATLNEKLTALERRIEYIEARVTKGETLT, encoded by the exons ATGGCGGGGCAAGAGGATCCGGTGCAGCGGGAGATTCACCAGGACTGGGCGAACCGGGAGTACATTGAGGTCATCACCAGCAGCATCAAGAAAATCGCAGACTTTCTCAACTCGTTCG ATATGTCTTGTCGTTCAAGACTCGCAACACTAAACGAGAAATTGACAGCTCTTGAACGGCGAATAGAGTACATTGAAGCAAGG GTGACAAAAGGTGAGACCCTCACCTAG